A stretch of the Aythya fuligula isolate bAytFul2 chromosome 18, bAytFul2.pri, whole genome shotgun sequence genome encodes the following:
- the SLC26A11 gene encoding sodium-independent sulfate anion transporter isoform X3 yields the protein MWARGPPEPRRRRWLRALRRRLPVLGWLPRYSPGWLQLDLIAGVTVGLTVVPQALAYAEVAGLPPQYGLYSSFVGCFVYCFLGTAKDVTLGPTAIMSLLVSSYAFHDPVYAVLLTFLSGCIQLAMGLLHLGFLLDFISCPVIKGFTSAASITISFNQVKNILGLHGIPRQFFLQVYETLRRIGETRPGDAILGLVCLAALAGLREMKSRLPPASHTEPLATRASYLIVWTCATASQNDYRIDPNQELLAIGFANVLGSFFSSYPITGSFGRTAVNAQTGVCTPAGGLVTGALVLLSLAYLTSLFYYIPKAALAAVIISAVVPMFDAGIFRTLWRVKRLDLVPLCVTFLFCFWEVQYGIVAGVLVSGILLLYSIARPPLKVLGQGTLLVQPGSSLHFPAIEHLRDVICSRALSAAPSPCSIILDCHHISSIDYTVVVGLAELLQELRKHGISLAFCSLQDQVLRALLAADLEGFRHFPSWEEAERCGGAEPGGSGAAPFDSTSTSESSLLHKGLIQ from the exons ATGTGGGCGCGGGGGCCCCCCGAGCCCCGGCGGCGCCGCTGGCTCCGGGCGCTGCGGAGGCGGCTGccggtgctgggctggctgccccGCTACTCGCCGGGCTGGCTGCAGCTCGACCTGATCGCCGGTGTGACCGTGGGCCTCACGGTGGTGCCGCAGGCGCTGGCGTACGCCGAGGTGGCCGGGCTGCCCCCGCAG TACGGCCTCTACTCCTCCTTCGTGGGCTGCTTTGTCTACTGCTTCCTGGGCACCGCCAAGGACGTGACGCTGGGTCCCACGGCCATCATGTCGCTGCTCGTCTCCTCTTACGCCTTCCACGACCCTGTCTATGCCGTGCTGCTCACCTTCCTGTCTGGCTGCATCCAGCTGGCCATGGGGCTCCTGCACCTCg GCTTCCTGCTGGACTTCATCTCCTGCCCGGTCATAAAAGGCTTTACATCGGCTGCATCCATCACCATTAGCTTCAACCAGGTCAAG AACATCCTGGGGCTGCACGGGATCCCTCGGCAGTTTTTCCTGCAGGTGTATGAAACGCTGAGGAGGATTGGGGAGACCAG GCCTGGGGATGCCATCCTGGGGCTGGTCTGCCTGGCAGCGCTCGCAGGGCTGCGGGAGATGAAGAGCCGCCTGCCCCCTGCCAGCCACACGGAGCCGCTGGCCACCAGGGCCAGCTACCTGATCGTCTGGACCTGCGCCACCG CCTCACAGAACGACTACAGGATCGACCCcaaccaggagctgctggccatAG GCTTTGCCAACGTCCTGGGCTCCTTCTTCTCATCGTATCCCATCACGGGAAGCTTTGGCCG GACAGCAGTGAATGCACAGACGGGCGTCTGCACCCCAGCAGGGGGGCTGGTGACAG GCGCCCTGGTGCTGCTCTCGCTGGCGTACCTCACCTCGCTCTTCTACTACATCCCCAAAGCGGCGCTGGCTGCCGTCATCATCTCTGCCGTGGTCCCCATGTTCGACGCTGGGATCTTCAGGACACTCTGGAGGGTTAAGA GGCTGGACCTTGTTCCCCTCTGCGTGACgttcctcttctgcttctggGAGGTGCAGTACGGCATTGTGGCCGGGGTGCTGGTCTCGGGGATCCTGCTGCTCTACTCCATCGCCAGGCCCCCGCTGAAG GTGTTGGgacagggcacgctgctggtgCAGCCGGGGAGCAGCCTGCACTTCCCAGCCATCGAGCACCTCCGGGATGTCATCTGCAGCCGCGCTCTGTCAG cagcaccCTCACCGTGCTCCATCATCCTGGACTGCCACCACATCAGCAGCATCGATTACACggtggtggtggggctggcagagctgctgcaggagctgcgcAAGCACGGCATCTCGCTGgccttctgcagcctgcag GACCAGGTTCTCcgagccctgctggctgcagacctGGAAGGATTCCGACATTTCCccagctgggaggaggcag AGCGGTGCGGCGGAGCGGAGCcagggggcagcggggcagccCCCTTCgacagcaccagcaccagcgaGAGCTCGCTGCTGCACAAGGGGCTCATCCAGTGA
- the SLC26A11 gene encoding sodium-independent sulfate anion transporter isoform X2, protein MWARGPPEPRRRRWLRALRRRLPVLGWLPRYSPGWLQLDLIAGVTVGLTVVPQALAYAEVAGLPPQYGLYSSFVGCFVYCFLGTAKDVTLGPTAIMSLLVSSYAFHDPVYAVLLTFLSGCIQLAMGLLHLGFLLDFISCPVIKGFTSAASITISFNQVKNILGLHGIPRQFFLQVYETLRRIGETRPGDAILGLVCLAALAGLREMKSRLPPASHTEPLATRASYLIVWTCATARNALVVLFAGLVAYCFQLRGSQPLTLTGSIPQGLPPCRLPPFSKAEPNGTVPFGTMVEDMGVGLAVVPLMGLVETVAIAKAFASQNDYRIDPNQELLAIGFANVLGSFFSSYPITGSFGRTAVNAQTGVCTPAGGLVTGALVLLSLAYLTSLFYYIPKAALAAVIISAVVPMFDAGIFRTLWRVKRLDLVPLCVTFLFCFWEVQYGIVAGVLVSGILLLYSIARPPLKVLGQGTLLVQPGSSLHFPAIEHLRDVICSRALSAPSPCSIILDCHHISSIDYTVVVGLAELLQELRKHGISLAFCSLQDQVLRALLAADLEGFRHFPSWEEAERCGGAEPGGSGAAPFDSTSTSESSLLHKGLIQ, encoded by the exons ATGTGGGCGCGGGGGCCCCCCGAGCCCCGGCGGCGCCGCTGGCTCCGGGCGCTGCGGAGGCGGCTGccggtgctgggctggctgccccGCTACTCGCCGGGCTGGCTGCAGCTCGACCTGATCGCCGGTGTGACCGTGGGCCTCACGGTGGTGCCGCAGGCGCTGGCGTACGCCGAGGTGGCCGGGCTGCCCCCGCAG TACGGCCTCTACTCCTCCTTCGTGGGCTGCTTTGTCTACTGCTTCCTGGGCACCGCCAAGGACGTGACGCTGGGTCCCACGGCCATCATGTCGCTGCTCGTCTCCTCTTACGCCTTCCACGACCCTGTCTATGCCGTGCTGCTCACCTTCCTGTCTGGCTGCATCCAGCTGGCCATGGGGCTCCTGCACCTCg GCTTCCTGCTGGACTTCATCTCCTGCCCGGTCATAAAAGGCTTTACATCGGCTGCATCCATCACCATTAGCTTCAACCAGGTCAAG AACATCCTGGGGCTGCACGGGATCCCTCGGCAGTTTTTCCTGCAGGTGTATGAAACGCTGAGGAGGATTGGGGAGACCAG GCCTGGGGATGCCATCCTGGGGCTGGTCTGCCTGGCAGCGCTCGCAGGGCTGCGGGAGATGAAGAGCCGCCTGCCCCCTGCCAGCCACACGGAGCCGCTGGCCACCAGGGCCAGCTACCTGATCGTCTGGACCTGCGCCACCG CACGTAACGCCCTCGTGGTCCTGTTTGCTGGCCTGGTGGCTTACTGCTTCCAGCTCAGGGGCTCCCAGCCGCTGACGCTCACCGGCAGCATCCCCCAAGGCCTCCCCCCCTGCCGGCTGCCGCCCTTCTCCAAGGCTGAGCCCAACGGCACCGTGCCCTTCGGGACGATGGTGGAG GACATGGGAGTCGGGCTGGCTGTGGTCCCGCTCATGGGCCTGGTGGAGACCGTTGCGATTGCCAAGGCTTTCG CCTCACAGAACGACTACAGGATCGACCCcaaccaggagctgctggccatAG GCTTTGCCAACGTCCTGGGCTCCTTCTTCTCATCGTATCCCATCACGGGAAGCTTTGGCCG GACAGCAGTGAATGCACAGACGGGCGTCTGCACCCCAGCAGGGGGGCTGGTGACAG GCGCCCTGGTGCTGCTCTCGCTGGCGTACCTCACCTCGCTCTTCTACTACATCCCCAAAGCGGCGCTGGCTGCCGTCATCATCTCTGCCGTGGTCCCCATGTTCGACGCTGGGATCTTCAGGACACTCTGGAGGGTTAAGA GGCTGGACCTTGTTCCCCTCTGCGTGACgttcctcttctgcttctggGAGGTGCAGTACGGCATTGTGGCCGGGGTGCTGGTCTCGGGGATCCTGCTGCTCTACTCCATCGCCAGGCCCCCGCTGAAG GTGTTGGgacagggcacgctgctggtgCAGCCGGGGAGCAGCCTGCACTTCCCAGCCATCGAGCACCTCCGGGATGTCATCTGCAGCCGCGCTCTGTCAG caccCTCACCGTGCTCCATCATCCTGGACTGCCACCACATCAGCAGCATCGATTACACggtggtggtggggctggcagagctgctgcaggagctgcgcAAGCACGGCATCTCGCTGgccttctgcagcctgcag GACCAGGTTCTCcgagccctgctggctgcagacctGGAAGGATTCCGACATTTCCccagctgggaggaggcag AGCGGTGCGGCGGAGCGGAGCcagggggcagcggggcagccCCCTTCgacagcaccagcaccagcgaGAGCTCGCTGCTGCACAAGGGGCTCATCCAGTGA
- the SLC26A11 gene encoding sodium-independent sulfate anion transporter isoform X1 — protein MWARGPPEPRRRRWLRALRRRLPVLGWLPRYSPGWLQLDLIAGVTVGLTVVPQALAYAEVAGLPPQYGLYSSFVGCFVYCFLGTAKDVTLGPTAIMSLLVSSYAFHDPVYAVLLTFLSGCIQLAMGLLHLGFLLDFISCPVIKGFTSAASITISFNQVKNILGLHGIPRQFFLQVYETLRRIGETRPGDAILGLVCLAALAGLREMKSRLPPASHTEPLATRASYLIVWTCATARNALVVLFAGLVAYCFQLRGSQPLTLTGSIPQGLPPCRLPPFSKAEPNGTVPFGTMVEDMGVGLAVVPLMGLVETVAIAKAFASQNDYRIDPNQELLAIGFANVLGSFFSSYPITGSFGRTAVNAQTGVCTPAGGLVTGALVLLSLAYLTSLFYYIPKAALAAVIISAVVPMFDAGIFRTLWRVKRLDLVPLCVTFLFCFWEVQYGIVAGVLVSGILLLYSIARPPLKVLGQGTLLVQPGSSLHFPAIEHLRDVICSRALSAAPSPCSIILDCHHISSIDYTVVVGLAELLQELRKHGISLAFCSLQDQVLRALLAADLEGFRHFPSWEEAERCGGAEPGGSGAAPFDSTSTSESSLLHKGLIQ, from the exons ATGTGGGCGCGGGGGCCCCCCGAGCCCCGGCGGCGCCGCTGGCTCCGGGCGCTGCGGAGGCGGCTGccggtgctgggctggctgccccGCTACTCGCCGGGCTGGCTGCAGCTCGACCTGATCGCCGGTGTGACCGTGGGCCTCACGGTGGTGCCGCAGGCGCTGGCGTACGCCGAGGTGGCCGGGCTGCCCCCGCAG TACGGCCTCTACTCCTCCTTCGTGGGCTGCTTTGTCTACTGCTTCCTGGGCACCGCCAAGGACGTGACGCTGGGTCCCACGGCCATCATGTCGCTGCTCGTCTCCTCTTACGCCTTCCACGACCCTGTCTATGCCGTGCTGCTCACCTTCCTGTCTGGCTGCATCCAGCTGGCCATGGGGCTCCTGCACCTCg GCTTCCTGCTGGACTTCATCTCCTGCCCGGTCATAAAAGGCTTTACATCGGCTGCATCCATCACCATTAGCTTCAACCAGGTCAAG AACATCCTGGGGCTGCACGGGATCCCTCGGCAGTTTTTCCTGCAGGTGTATGAAACGCTGAGGAGGATTGGGGAGACCAG GCCTGGGGATGCCATCCTGGGGCTGGTCTGCCTGGCAGCGCTCGCAGGGCTGCGGGAGATGAAGAGCCGCCTGCCCCCTGCCAGCCACACGGAGCCGCTGGCCACCAGGGCCAGCTACCTGATCGTCTGGACCTGCGCCACCG CACGTAACGCCCTCGTGGTCCTGTTTGCTGGCCTGGTGGCTTACTGCTTCCAGCTCAGGGGCTCCCAGCCGCTGACGCTCACCGGCAGCATCCCCCAAGGCCTCCCCCCCTGCCGGCTGCCGCCCTTCTCCAAGGCTGAGCCCAACGGCACCGTGCCCTTCGGGACGATGGTGGAG GACATGGGAGTCGGGCTGGCTGTGGTCCCGCTCATGGGCCTGGTGGAGACCGTTGCGATTGCCAAGGCTTTCG CCTCACAGAACGACTACAGGATCGACCCcaaccaggagctgctggccatAG GCTTTGCCAACGTCCTGGGCTCCTTCTTCTCATCGTATCCCATCACGGGAAGCTTTGGCCG GACAGCAGTGAATGCACAGACGGGCGTCTGCACCCCAGCAGGGGGGCTGGTGACAG GCGCCCTGGTGCTGCTCTCGCTGGCGTACCTCACCTCGCTCTTCTACTACATCCCCAAAGCGGCGCTGGCTGCCGTCATCATCTCTGCCGTGGTCCCCATGTTCGACGCTGGGATCTTCAGGACACTCTGGAGGGTTAAGA GGCTGGACCTTGTTCCCCTCTGCGTGACgttcctcttctgcttctggGAGGTGCAGTACGGCATTGTGGCCGGGGTGCTGGTCTCGGGGATCCTGCTGCTCTACTCCATCGCCAGGCCCCCGCTGAAG GTGTTGGgacagggcacgctgctggtgCAGCCGGGGAGCAGCCTGCACTTCCCAGCCATCGAGCACCTCCGGGATGTCATCTGCAGCCGCGCTCTGTCAG cagcaccCTCACCGTGCTCCATCATCCTGGACTGCCACCACATCAGCAGCATCGATTACACggtggtggtggggctggcagagctgctgcaggagctgcgcAAGCACGGCATCTCGCTGgccttctgcagcctgcag GACCAGGTTCTCcgagccctgctggctgcagacctGGAAGGATTCCGACATTTCCccagctgggaggaggcag AGCGGTGCGGCGGAGCGGAGCcagggggcagcggggcagccCCCTTCgacagcaccagcaccagcgaGAGCTCGCTGCTGCACAAGGGGCTCATCCAGTGA
- the SGSH gene encoding N-sulphoglucosamine sulphohydrolase, with amino-acid sequence MRPWALLPLLLGALRLGAAPARNALLLLADDGGFESGAYNNSAIRTPALDALARRSLLFQNAFTAVSSCSPSRASILTGLPQHQNGMYGLHQDVHHFNSFDGVRSLPQLLSQANVRTGIIGKKHVGPGAVYPFDFAYTEENSSVLQVGRNITRIKQLVRRFLQSQDTRPFFLYVAFHDPHRCGHSQPQYGAFCEKFGNGESGMGRIPDWKPQLYRPEEVQVPPFVPDTPAARADLAAQYTTIGRMDQGIGLVLEELRRTGFLNSTLVIYTSDNGIPFPSGRTNLYRSGTAEPLLISSPEHTGRWGQVSSAFASLLDVTPTILDWFSIPYPSYSIFGSKRVQLTGKSLLPALEKEQPWATTFSSQSHHEVTMYYPMRAIQHHQFRLIHNLNYKMPFPIDQDFYVSPTFQDLLSRTRAGQPTHWNKTLHQYYYRDRWELFDLSQDPTESHNLAPDPRYAAVFQMLRTQLLKWQWDTGDPWVCAPDAVLEEKLSPQCQPLHNEL; translated from the exons ATGCGGCCCTGggcgctgctgccgctgctgctgggcGCGCTCCGACTCGGCGCAGCCCCCGCCCGCAacgcgctgctgctgctgg CGGACGACGGCGGCTTCGAGAGCGGCGCCTACAACAACTCCGCCATCCGCACGCCCGCTCTGGACGCGCTGGCTCGCCGCAGCCTCCTCTTCCAAAACGCCTTCACCGCCGtcagcagctgctcccccagccGGGCCAGCATCCTCACCGGGCTGCCTCAG CACCAGAATGGGATGTATGGGCTGCACCAGGACGTGCACCACTTCAACTCCTTCGATGGCGTGCGgagcctgccccagctgctcagccaggcAAACGTCCGCACGG GAATAATTGGGAAGAAGCACGTTGGGCCTGGGGCCGTCTACCCCTTTGACTTTGCCTACACGGAGGAGAACAGTTCAGTGCTGCAGGTGGGGAGGAACATCACCCGAATCAAACAGCTCGTCCGGCGCTTCCTCCAGAGCCAGGACACGAG GCCTTTCTTCCTTTACGTTGCCTTCCACGACCCCCACCGCTGCGGGCACTCCCAGCCCCAATACGGGGCCTTCTGTGAGAAATTCGGCAATGGAGAGAGTGGCATGGGCCGGATCCCCGACTGGAAGCCACAGCTCTACCGCCCGGAGGAAGTGCAG GTCCCTCCCTTTGTTCCAGACACGCCGGCTGCCCGGGCGGACCTGGCAGCCCAGTACACGACCATCGGGCGCATGGACCAAG GGATTGGGCTGGTCCTGGAGGAGCTGCGGCGCACCGGTTTCCTCAACAGCACGCTGGTGATCTACACCTCTGACAACGGCATCCCCTTCCCCAGCGGCAGGACCAACCTCTACCGGTCAGGCACGGCCGAACCCTTGCTGATCTCCTCCCCGGAGCACACCGGGCGCTGGGGCCAAGTCAGCTCGGCCTTCGCCAGCCTCCTGG atGTCACGCCAACCATTCTGGACTGGTTCTCCATCCCCTACCCTTCCTATAGCATATTTGGCTCGAAGCGGGTGCAGCTCACAGGGAAATCTCTCCTGCCGGCACTGGAgaaggagcagccctgggcCACCACCTTCAGCAGCCAGAGCCACCACGAGGTGACCATGTACTACCCCATGCGGGCCATCCAGCACCACCAGTTCCGCCTCATCCACAACCTCAACTACAAGATGCCCTTTCCCATCGACCAGGACTTCTACGTCTCGCCCACTTTCCAAGACCTGCTCAGCCGCACGAGGGCCGGGCAGCCCACCCACTGGAACAAGACGCTGCACCAGTACTACTACAGGGACCGCTGGGAGCTCTTTGACCTAAGCCAGGACCCCACTGAGAGCCACAACCTGGCCCCCGATCCCCGGTACGCTGCCGTCTTCCAGATGCTTCGCACGCAGCTACTCAAGTGGCAGTGGGACACCGGGGACCCCTGGGTGTGTGCCCCCgatgctgtgctggaggagaagctgagCCCGCAGTGCCAGCCGCTGCACAACGAGCTGTGA